The following coding sequences are from one Natrarchaeobaculum sulfurireducens window:
- a CDS encoding 2'-5' RNA ligase family protein, producing the protein MYSVNVPVPGRVRTLANELYPELVGFDSVRDDHSCLLKRLGDADHVAALQQRAHRALEGAPAVEARITGIDYFEEPPLGSAPVVYLAVESPGLESIHRDLTDSFDTVSGLEGPDYVPHVTLARGGDVSTARRLADRDVDPITWTVSELEFWDGSYRLPVSRVSLPA; encoded by the coding sequence GTGTACAGCGTCAACGTCCCGGTTCCCGGTCGCGTGCGCACGCTCGCGAACGAACTTTACCCCGAACTGGTCGGGTTCGACAGCGTTCGTGACGACCACTCCTGTCTGCTCAAACGCCTCGGTGACGCCGACCACGTCGCTGCCCTCCAACAGCGCGCCCACCGCGCGCTCGAGGGCGCTCCCGCGGTCGAAGCCCGTATCACGGGAATCGACTACTTCGAGGAGCCACCACTGGGCTCTGCGCCGGTCGTCTATCTCGCCGTCGAGAGCCCCGGCCTCGAGTCGATCCACCGTGACCTCACCGACAGCTTCGATACAGTCTCCGGACTCGAGGGCCCCGACTACGTCCCCCACGTCACGCTCGCCCGAGGTGGCGACGTCTCGACCGCCCGTCGACTGGCCGATCGGGACGTCGACCCGATCACCTGGACCGTCTCCGAACTCGAGTTCTGGGACGGCTCCTATCGCCTCCCGGTCAGTCGCGTCTCCTTGCCCGCCTGA
- a CDS encoding DUF7859 family protein has protein sequence MLEFLPDDPVIIAIVLILLSLIFFTYLLLRRTILEFRDGMRGGR, from the coding sequence ATGCTCGAGTTCCTTCCTGACGACCCCGTCATCATCGCTATCGTCCTGATCTTGCTCTCGTTGATCTTCTTCACCTACCTGTTGCTCCGACGGACGATCCTCGAGTTCCGCGACGGGATGCGCGGCGGCCGATAG
- a CDS encoding ATP-dependent DNA helicase: MSETSGYMRFFPYEQPYANQHEAMDRIYNALTRGQDVLFEGACGTGKTLSSLVPALEVARKQGKTVVITTSVHQQMRQFVAEARAITREEPIRTVVFKGKGEMCHIDVGYEECQTLRDNTRAVVDTERDKRQLERRQRELLAESQSGDGSATDARSAVMDELESIDDRLEDLEEKNVCEYYRTNLTGDTDDFFAWLFDDVRTPEDVYEYAEREGFCGYELLKEGIEGVDLVVCNYHHVLDGGIREQFFRWLGRDPEDVIAVFDEAHNVEDAAREHASRSCSERTFESALDELGDTDDPRTEDAANVLSAFHRALVETYEDSFGFGERERIGENWEDVPIANDDRRDDLTLEFLKRYSGQGIDDDLEAATNLGQELDKEYEEAYRDGETATRTECQTLQAAAFVRAWMSEGTMEGLYPVVSVTRDGGTDEVYGRAELYSCLPRQVTGRLFDEVYATVLMSATLQPFDVTEDVLGVDEPVTMAYGLQFPESHRRTYAVETPPLFSSDRDDPAVQETVTETIHDAVRMTPGNTLAFFPNYGEATRYAERLERRTDATVYVDEPGVSVETLRQTFVADDDAVLCTSLWGTLAEGVSFDGDDAQTVLVVGVPYPHLDDRAEAVQEAYDAAFSGTDTGWRYAVEIPTIRKTRQALGRVIRSPEDVGVRALLDARYSRAAKADLGKYSVNGTFPHEDREELLDLAPEKLKFAMLNFYADHDEYDGETPTP; this comes from the coding sequence GTGTCCGAGACGAGCGGCTACATGCGGTTTTTCCCGTACGAACAGCCGTACGCGAACCAGCACGAGGCGATGGATCGCATCTACAACGCGTTGACCCGCGGCCAGGACGTCCTCTTCGAGGGGGCCTGTGGGACGGGAAAGACGCTCTCGTCGCTCGTCCCCGCTCTCGAGGTCGCCCGGAAACAGGGCAAGACCGTCGTCATCACCACGAGCGTCCACCAGCAGATGCGCCAGTTCGTCGCCGAAGCCCGCGCGATCACCCGCGAAGAGCCCATCCGAACGGTCGTCTTCAAAGGGAAAGGGGAGATGTGTCACATCGACGTCGGCTACGAGGAGTGTCAGACCCTCCGTGACAACACCCGCGCAGTCGTCGACACCGAACGCGACAAACGACAGCTCGAGCGTCGTCAACGCGAACTCCTCGCCGAAAGCCAGAGTGGCGACGGGAGCGCGACCGACGCCCGCTCTGCGGTGATGGACGAACTCGAGTCGATCGACGACCGCCTCGAAGACCTCGAGGAGAAGAACGTCTGTGAGTACTACCGGACCAACCTGACCGGGGACACCGACGACTTCTTCGCGTGGCTGTTCGACGATGTGCGCACACCGGAGGACGTCTACGAGTACGCCGAGCGCGAGGGTTTTTGTGGCTACGAACTGTTGAAAGAGGGTATCGAGGGCGTCGATCTGGTCGTCTGTAACTACCACCACGTACTCGACGGCGGCATTCGCGAGCAGTTCTTCCGCTGGCTCGGTCGCGACCCCGAGGACGTCATCGCCGTCTTCGACGAGGCACACAACGTCGAGGACGCCGCCCGCGAGCACGCGAGTCGAAGTTGCTCCGAACGGACGTTCGAGTCCGCACTCGACGAACTCGGCGACACCGACGACCCCCGAACCGAGGACGCCGCCAACGTCCTCTCGGCCTTTCACCGCGCACTCGTCGAGACCTACGAGGACTCCTTCGGCTTCGGCGAGCGCGAACGAATCGGCGAGAACTGGGAGGACGTCCCCATCGCCAACGACGACCGTCGGGATGACCTCACCCTCGAGTTCCTCAAGCGGTACTCGGGCCAGGGGATCGACGACGACCTCGAGGCCGCGACGAACCTCGGTCAGGAACTCGACAAGGAGTACGAAGAGGCCTATCGCGACGGCGAGACGGCCACCCGAACGGAGTGTCAGACCCTCCAGGCGGCTGCGTTCGTCCGCGCCTGGATGAGCGAGGGAACGATGGAGGGACTCTACCCGGTCGTCTCCGTCACCCGCGACGGCGGCACCGACGAGGTCTACGGCCGTGCGGAGCTGTACTCCTGTCTCCCGCGGCAGGTGACCGGTCGGCTGTTCGACGAGGTGTACGCGACCGTCCTGATGAGCGCGACGCTCCAGCCGTTCGACGTCACCGAGGACGTGCTGGGAGTCGACGAGCCAGTCACCATGGCTTACGGGCTGCAGTTTCCCGAAAGCCACCGGCGAACGTACGCCGTCGAGACGCCGCCGCTGTTCTCTTCCGACCGGGACGACCCCGCCGTCCAGGAGACCGTGACCGAAACGATTCACGACGCCGTCCGGATGACTCCGGGGAACACCCTCGCCTTTTTCCCGAACTACGGCGAGGCGACCCGGTACGCGGAGCGACTCGAGCGCCGGACCGACGCGACGGTCTACGTCGATGAGCCGGGCGTCTCGGTCGAGACACTCCGCCAGACGTTCGTCGCCGACGACGACGCCGTATTGTGTACGTCGCTGTGGGGAACCCTGGCAGAGGGCGTCAGCTTCGACGGCGACGACGCCCAGACCGTGCTGGTCGTCGGCGTTCCCTATCCACATCTCGACGACCGTGCCGAAGCCGTCCAGGAGGCCTACGACGCCGCGTTCTCCGGCACCGACACCGGCTGGCGCTACGCCGTCGAGATTCCGACGATTCGGAAGACGAGACAGGCACTCGGGCGCGTGATCCGCTCGCCCGAGGACGTCGGCGTTCGGGCGTTACTCGACGCGCGGTACTCTCGAGCGGCGAAAGCGGATCTCGGCAAGTACAGCGTCAACGGAACGTTTCCACACGAAGACCGGGAAGAACTCCTGGATCTCGCCCCTGAAAAGCTCAAGTTCGCGATGCTGAACTTCTATGCCGACCACGACGAGTACGACGGCGAGACGCCGACGCCCTAG
- a CDS encoding alpha/beta hydrolase codes for MSGVDIDAVDGPHQSQPLEAAGTPLETAEAAVVLVHGRGATARGILGLGNEIHREGVALLAPQANRHTWYPNSFLAPVETNEPGRTSGLRAIADAIETATEAGIPTDRVLLVGFSQGGCLASEFVSRIPRRYGGLAALSGGLIGESIDKADYLDVDGRLEDTPVFLGCSDVDPHIPEERVHETATILESLDADVTTRIYEGMGHGINRDELEAVSELVTALIAK; via the coding sequence ATGAGCGGAGTCGACATCGACGCCGTCGACGGCCCTCACCAGAGTCAGCCGCTCGAGGCCGCCGGAACGCCGCTCGAGACGGCCGAGGCTGCAGTCGTACTCGTCCACGGCCGTGGAGCAACCGCCCGGGGCATCCTCGGACTGGGAAACGAGATCCACCGCGAGGGTGTCGCCCTGCTCGCACCGCAGGCGAACCGACACACCTGGTATCCGAACTCGTTTCTCGCCCCCGTCGAGACGAACGAGCCCGGTCGAACCTCAGGCCTGCGTGCCATTGCAGACGCCATCGAAACGGCGACCGAGGCCGGTATCCCGACCGACCGCGTCCTGCTGGTCGGCTTCTCGCAAGGCGGTTGTCTCGCCAGCGAGTTCGTCTCGCGAATCCCCCGGCGATACGGCGGATTGGCGGCCCTGAGCGGCGGGCTCATCGGCGAATCGATCGACAAAGCCGACTATCTCGACGTCGACGGCCGGCTCGAGGACACCCCCGTCTTCCTCGGCTGTAGCGACGTCGACCCCCACATTCCCGAAGAACGCGTTCACGAGACCGCCACCATCCTCGAGTCCCTCGATGCCGACGTCACCACGCGCATCTACGAGGGGATGGGCCACGGCATCAATCGGGACGAACTCGAGGCCGTCTCGGAGCTGGTCACGGCCCTCATTGCTAAGTGA
- a CDS encoding VOC family protein, which translates to MSDDTLPVTPDLPDSPVHTTGTDHITIWGSNAEETIAFYRDLLGMPLVLRQPNLDDPSQTHLFFDTGDGRILTFFVGDRPSAKGQRGGVGAVHHLCFSVAPEEYERTMRALEDAGHHYNVFDRGIFHSIYTRDNNGLVIELSTDKYEIPNDRRGEVLAKAQELREADGAEYAKDEHLRGAIEELGLEVVEHDLPDASAGVGGLK; encoded by the coding sequence ATGTCAGACGATACCCTTCCAGTCACCCCCGACCTGCCCGACAGCCCCGTCCACACGACCGGAACCGACCACATCACTATCTGGGGGAGCAATGCCGAGGAGACGATCGCGTTCTACCGCGACCTCCTCGGGATGCCCCTCGTGTTGCGCCAACCGAACCTCGACGATCCCTCCCAGACACATCTCTTTTTCGACACTGGCGACGGGCGCATCCTCACCTTTTTCGTCGGCGATCGACCCTCCGCGAAGGGCCAGCGTGGCGGCGTCGGCGCCGTCCACCACCTCTGTTTCAGCGTCGCTCCGGAGGAGTACGAAAGGACCATGCGAGCGCTCGAGGACGCTGGCCACCACTACAACGTCTTCGACCGTGGGATCTTCCACTCGATCTACACCCGGGACAACAACGGGCTGGTGATCGAACTCTCGACGGACAAATACGAGATCCCCAACGACCGCCGCGGTGAGGTCCTGGCGAAAGCCCAGGAACTCCGGGAAGCCGACGGCGCTGAGTACGCCAAAGACGAGCACCTCCGAGGTGCCATCGAGGAACTCGGCCTCGAGGTCGTCGAACACGACCTCCCCGACGCCAGTGCAGGGGTCGGTGGTCTCAAGTGA
- a CDS encoding universal stress protein produces MAILVAYDGSEPAQKAAKHAFERYPDEELVLLRVVEAADGSTGAGIELAKEYLAERRENASQTLVEEIDDLATEEVDYRTEIAVGNPAREIAAFAEENDVEHIIIGNHGRAGVSRVLLGSVAENVVRRAPVPVTVVR; encoded by the coding sequence ATGGCAATACTCGTCGCCTACGATGGTTCGGAGCCGGCACAGAAGGCAGCCAAACACGCGTTCGAACGGTATCCGGACGAGGAACTCGTCCTGTTGCGCGTCGTTGAGGCCGCCGACGGATCGACGGGCGCAGGCATCGAACTCGCCAAAGAGTACCTCGCGGAGCGCCGGGAGAACGCCTCCCAGACCCTGGTGGAGGAGATCGACGACCTCGCGACCGAGGAGGTCGACTACCGAACGGAGATCGCCGTCGGGAATCCAGCCCGCGAGATCGCAGCGTTCGCCGAGGAGAACGACGTCGAGCATATCATCATCGGCAACCACGGCCGTGCTGGCGTTTCTCGCGTCTTGCTCGGCAGTGTCGCCGAAAACGTCGTCCGTCGCGCGCCCGTTCCGGTGACGGTCGTCCGCTGA
- a CDS encoding argininosuccinate synthase, translating to MTRVALAFSGGLDTTVCVPLLEEEYGYDEVIGVTVDVGQPAEEFDEAEETAEALDLEHYVVDANEEFAQLCLDSVRANATYQGYPLGTALARPVIAEAILEVAEENDCTGIAHGCTGKGNDQLRFEAIWRDSDLEVIAPVRELGLTREWEQEYAAEKELPVEGGSGGDWSIDTNLWSRSVEGDELEDPSYVPPEEIYEWTQAPSGESQEIEIAFEAGYPVAVDGVEYEPVELIEHLNDLAGPYGVGRTDSMEDRMLGLKVRENYEHPAATTLLNAHEALEALVLTQEEREFKQLIDQKWSKKGYEGLIDAPLVDALEGFIAETQERVTGTVTIRFEGGQARAVARDSDYAAYSAEHASFDTETVGKITQEDATGVAKYHGFQRRLANEAIAANVEDEEVELATDGSGTDE from the coding sequence ATGACACGCGTGGCACTTGCGTTCTCGGGCGGGCTGGACACTACTGTTTGCGTCCCGCTGCTCGAGGAAGAGTACGGATATGACGAAGTCATCGGCGTCACCGTTGACGTCGGTCAGCCAGCAGAAGAGTTCGACGAGGCCGAAGAAACCGCTGAGGCACTCGATCTGGAACACTACGTCGTCGACGCGAACGAGGAGTTCGCACAGCTCTGTCTCGACAGCGTACGTGCGAACGCGACGTATCAGGGCTACCCGCTGGGAACGGCGCTGGCCCGTCCCGTGATCGCCGAGGCGATCCTCGAGGTCGCCGAAGAAAACGACTGTACGGGCATCGCTCACGGCTGTACGGGCAAAGGCAACGACCAGCTCAGGTTCGAGGCAATCTGGCGCGACTCGGATCTCGAGGTCATCGCGCCCGTGCGTGAGCTCGGACTCACGCGCGAGTGGGAACAGGAGTACGCTGCGGAAAAGGAACTGCCCGTCGAGGGTGGCAGCGGCGGTGACTGGTCGATCGACACGAACCTCTGGAGCCGCTCGGTCGAGGGCGACGAGTTAGAGGACCCGAGCTACGTTCCGCCCGAGGAGATCTACGAGTGGACGCAGGCCCCATCCGGCGAGAGCCAGGAGATCGAGATCGCCTTCGAGGCGGGCTATCCCGTCGCCGTCGACGGCGTCGAGTACGAGCCCGTGGAACTCATCGAGCACCTAAACGACCTCGCCGGTCCGTACGGCGTCGGCCGCACGGATTCGATGGAAGACCGCATGCTCGGACTGAAGGTTCGCGAGAACTACGAACACCCCGCCGCGACGACGCTGCTCAACGCCCACGAGGCCCTCGAGGCGCTCGTGCTCACCCAGGAAGAACGCGAATTCAAACAGCTGATCGATCAGAAGTGGTCGAAGAAGGGCTATGAGGGCCTGATCGACGCACCGCTCGTGGACGCACTCGAGGGGTTCATCGCCGAAACCCAAGAGCGCGTCACCGGTACGGTCACGATCCGTTTCGAGGGCGGCCAGGCTCGTGCAGTCGCACGCGACAGCGACTACGCAGCGTACTCGGCTGAACACGCCTCGTTCGACACCGAAACGGTGGGCAAGATCACCCAGGAAGACGCGACCGGCGTCGCAAAGTACCACGGCTTCCAGCGCCGTCTGGCAAACGAGGCGATCGCCGCGAACGTCGAGGACGAAGAAGTAGAACTCGCGACCGACGGCAGCGGCACCGACGAATAA
- a CDS encoding DUF7554 family protein: MIDTRGKLAVETLLKIVLALVAILLVLEIVGIVFGWLTSLLTPILLVIVALVVVLWLFDRL; the protein is encoded by the coding sequence ATGATCGATACCCGTGGCAAGCTGGCGGTCGAGACGCTGTTGAAGATCGTCCTCGCGCTGGTGGCGATCCTCCTCGTGCTCGAGATCGTCGGTATCGTCTTCGGCTGGCTCACCAGTCTGCTGACACCGATCCTGCTGGTCATCGTCGCCCTCGTCGTGGTCCTCTGGTTGTTCGACCGGCTCTGA
- a CDS encoding aminopeptidase — MDPRIREHAEIIANHSVDLQAGDNVVVDAHPVAEDLVVALHEVIGDAGANPVTTSQRTGKRAQRAYLRASDDEFETPAHELALIEETDVYIAIRASDNVTQTADVDPEISAAYQQAHRPILEERLSTRWCLTQFPAPANAQLAEMSTEGYENFVWDAVNKDWDDQRAHQQHMVEILDPADEVRIVSGDTTDVTMSVDGNPTRNDYGEHNLPGGEVFTAPVPDSVEGEVLFDMPLYHQGREITDVYLEFEGGEVVSHSAAKNEALLTEVLNTDDGARRLGELGIGMNRDIDRFTYNMLFDEKMGDTVHMAVGRAYDDTVGEGNEQNDSAVHVDMIVDMSEDSFIEVDGERVQEDGTFVFEESES; from the coding sequence ATGGATCCACGCATTCGCGAACACGCCGAGATCATCGCGAACCACTCGGTCGACCTGCAGGCTGGCGACAACGTCGTCGTCGACGCCCACCCGGTCGCCGAGGACCTCGTGGTCGCCCTCCACGAAGTGATCGGAGACGCGGGCGCGAATCCCGTGACGACGAGCCAGCGGACGGGCAAGCGCGCCCAGCGGGCCTACCTTCGGGCGTCTGATGACGAGTTCGAGACGCCCGCCCACGAACTCGCGCTCATCGAGGAGACGGACGTCTACATTGCGATCCGGGCGAGCGACAACGTCACCCAGACCGCAGACGTCGACCCCGAGATCAGCGCGGCCTACCAGCAGGCCCACCGACCGATTCTCGAGGAGCGGCTCTCGACGCGGTGGTGTCTCACGCAGTTTCCCGCACCGGCGAACGCCCAGCTCGCGGAGATGAGCACGGAGGGCTACGAGAACTTCGTCTGGGACGCGGTCAACAAAGACTGGGACGACCAGCGCGCCCACCAGCAGCACATGGTCGAGATCCTCGATCCCGCCGACGAGGTACGGATCGTGAGCGGTGATACCACCGACGTCACGATGTCCGTCGACGGCAACCCAACGCGCAACGATTACGGCGAGCACAACCTCCCCGGCGGCGAGGTCTTCACCGCGCCCGTTCCCGACAGCGTCGAGGGTGAGGTGCTGTTCGACATGCCGCTGTACCACCAGGGCAGAGAGATCACGGACGTCTATCTCGAGTTCGAAGGCGGCGAGGTCGTCTCCCATTCGGCGGCGAAGAACGAGGCCCTCCTCACCGAGGTGTTGAACACCGACGACGGCGCGCGCCGATTGGGCGAACTCGGCATCGGGATGAACCGCGACATCGATCGGTTCACCTACAACATGCTCTTCGACGAGAAGATGGGCGACACCGTCCACATGGCCGTCGGCCGGGCCTACGACGATACCGTCGGTGAGGGCAACGAACAGAACGATTCGGCCGTCCACGTCGACATGATCGTTGACATGAGCGAGGACTCGTTCATCGAGGTGGATGGCGAGCGAGTCCAGGAAGATGGGACGTTTGTGTTTGAGGAGAGCGAGAGCTGA
- a CDS encoding threonine aldolase family protein yields MIDLRSDTVTKPDEEMRKTAHSADVGDDVYGEDPTVAELEARVADRLGFEAALFFPTGTMANQVAVRVHTDRGQEVLADRKSHVVKYELGGLAQHSGLQVRMIDADRGVPTPDQVATGYVEEDLHRPGTGLLCLENTHNARGGLAITPERLAAAAEAAHDRDVPVHLDGARVFNAATALDVPVTDITDPVDSVMCCLSKGLGAPIGSMVAGSEAFIEAARRTRKLFGGGMRQVGIVAGPGLRALENVDDLATDHDNARRLADGLEGVDGLDVQPPETNIVLVDVSGTGLEVEDALERLDEHDVLATPFGPTTVRFCTHRDVSSGDVDRALDRIESALAA; encoded by the coding sequence ATGATCGACCTTCGATCGGATACCGTCACGAAACCCGACGAGGAGATGCGCAAGACAGCCCATAGCGCCGACGTCGGCGACGACGTCTACGGCGAGGACCCGACCGTCGCCGAACTCGAGGCGCGTGTGGCGGACCGCCTCGGCTTCGAGGCCGCGTTGTTTTTCCCGACGGGGACGATGGCCAATCAGGTGGCTGTCCGCGTCCACACTGACCGCGGCCAGGAGGTACTCGCCGACCGGAAGAGCCACGTCGTCAAGTACGAACTCGGCGGGTTGGCCCAGCACTCCGGCTTACAGGTACGGATGATCGACGCCGACCGTGGTGTCCCCACTCCCGACCAGGTCGCCACAGGCTACGTCGAGGAGGACCTCCACCGACCGGGAACCGGGCTACTCTGTCTCGAGAACACGCACAACGCTCGCGGGGGCCTTGCCATCACCCCCGAGAGGCTCGCCGCAGCGGCCGAGGCGGCTCACGACCGCGACGTGCCGGTTCACTTAGACGGCGCGCGGGTGTTCAACGCCGCGACGGCCCTCGACGTGCCCGTTACGGACATCACCGACCCCGTCGACTCGGTGATGTGCTGTCTCTCGAAGGGGCTCGGCGCACCGATCGGCTCGATGGTGGCCGGGAGCGAGGCGTTCATCGAGGCAGCCCGGCGCACCCGGAAACTGTTCGGCGGCGGGATGCGCCAGGTCGGGATCGTCGCAGGACCCGGACTGCGCGCCCTCGAGAACGTCGACGACCTTGCGACGGACCACGACAACGCCCGCCGACTGGCCGACGGCCTCGAGGGGGTCGACGGACTCGACGTCCAGCCCCCGGAGACCAACATCGTCCTCGTCGACGTCTCGGGGACCGGACTCGAGGTCGAAGACGCCCTCGAGCGGTTGGACGAACACGACGTGCTGGCGACGCCGTTCGGTCCGACGACGGTTCGCTTTTGCACCCACCGAGACGTCTCGAGTGGGGACGTCGACCGGGCGCTCGACCGGATCGAGTCGGCATTGGCCGCCTGA
- a CDS encoding SDR family oxidoreductase: MEPLLTDHVAVITGAASGNGRAIARRFAAEGADVVVADLQKEPREGGEPTHEVLEAETDARATFVECDVTSVSDLENAVEAAEEFGGVTVMVNNAGIFHGEEFLEVDEEAFDRMMDINVKGVYFGAQAAAKRMVEGDGGSIINLASVAGLEGSGEFVTYCGTKGAVRLLTYSMAGRLGPDGIRVNAIHPGLIETTMTTDDYAIIGTDAEAGFLESIPARRAGQPDDVADAAVYLASDLADYVNGESLVVDGGMSNTQ; this comes from the coding sequence ATGGAACCATTACTCACAGACCACGTCGCAGTCATCACCGGTGCAGCGAGCGGCAACGGCCGGGCGATCGCCCGACGGTTCGCAGCCGAAGGAGCGGACGTCGTCGTCGCCGACCTCCAGAAAGAACCACGGGAGGGCGGCGAGCCAACCCACGAGGTACTCGAAGCGGAGACGGACGCCCGCGCGACGTTCGTCGAGTGTGACGTGACGTCGGTTTCGGACCTCGAGAACGCCGTCGAGGCGGCCGAGGAGTTCGGCGGCGTAACCGTGATGGTCAACAACGCCGGGATCTTCCACGGCGAGGAGTTCCTCGAGGTCGACGAGGAGGCGTTCGATCGGATGATGGACATCAACGTCAAAGGCGTCTACTTCGGTGCGCAAGCGGCCGCGAAACGGATGGTCGAGGGCGACGGCGGATCGATCATCAACCTTGCGTCAGTCGCCGGCCTCGAGGGCTCCGGCGAGTTCGTCACCTACTGCGGAACGAAAGGCGCCGTGCGACTCCTGACGTACTCGATGGCCGGCCGGCTTGGCCCCGACGGCATCCGCGTCAACGCGATCCACCCGGGACTGATCGAGACGACGATGACCACCGACGATTACGCCATCATCGGCACTGATGCCGAAGCAGGATTCCTCGAGTCGATCCCCGCCCGCCGGGCTGGCCAACCCGACGACGTCGCCGATGCGGCGGTCTATCTCGCGAGCGATCTTGCGGACTACGTCAACGGCGAATCGCTCGTCGTCGACGGCGGGATGTCGAACACCCAGTAA
- a CDS encoding metallophosphoesterase — protein sequence MIAIFSDTHSSHGHALEAEALAAAREADVVIHAGDFTSVAALEAFQAECDLLYAVHGNADSVAVRDRLPATRVVEAGGVRFAVTHRSDSGETGLALFGRSHDADVVVFGHSHRPTVIDAADCLLLNPGSHAQPRGNRPGFAVLEETETGLEGEIRDPDGTLVESISVSTA from the coding sequence ATGATCGCGATTTTCTCCGATACGCACAGCAGCCATGGCCACGCCCTCGAGGCTGAGGCGCTGGCGGCGGCCCGCGAGGCCGACGTGGTGATCCACGCCGGTGACTTCACTAGCGTCGCCGCACTCGAGGCCTTTCAGGCGGAGTGTGACCTGCTCTATGCCGTTCACGGTAACGCCGACAGTGTGGCAGTCCGTGACCGTCTCCCCGCAACGCGCGTCGTCGAGGCGGGCGGCGTCCGATTCGCGGTCACCCACCGCAGCGACAGCGGCGAAACCGGCCTCGCCCTGTTCGGCCGTTCTCACGACGCCGACGTCGTCGTCTTCGGCCACAGCCACCGGCCGACCGTGATCGACGCGGCGGACTGTCTCCTGCTCAACCCCGGCAGTCACGCCCAACCCCGCGGCAACCGTCCTGGATTCGCCGTTCTCGAGGAGACGGAGACGGGACTCGAGGGCGAGATTCGCGACCCGGACGGCACGCTCGTCGAGTCTATTTCGGTGTCGACGGCGTAG
- a CDS encoding DUF4897 domain-containing protein, translating into MEARGRRALICVLVVVGCLITLGPGASAAVAGDESVLNTQPQQQLNESDQSEEQLNESDQFDDADDVHIEVILQENGSATFTVDYRFENTSSEDWETLRDDVEENPDSYAVAELSDWNEILEKGENETDREMELSDASVATDTSSTPRDMGHVQVSFTWSAFAHVELNRMEVGGALAGFTLVDDTTLQLFWPDEYVVRDVEPTPENPPDESVLWDGDGTEFSDGQPWLVLIENGESAADETGDDVGPETPWLAVAGALGLLGIGAAVGWWLKRDNEPTGPASETPGGSSPTQATAPEGTQRPPPELLSNEERVLELLERRGGRIKQQEVVSELQWTEAKTSQVVGNLREADEIDVFRIGRENVLALPEEE; encoded by the coding sequence ATGGAGGCGAGGGGGCGGCGGGCCCTGATTTGCGTGCTCGTAGTAGTTGGGTGTCTCATCACGCTCGGACCTGGTGCGTCCGCGGCCGTGGCCGGAGACGAGAGTGTACTCAATACTCAGCCTCAACAGCAACTCAACGAGAGCGACCAATCAGAAGAACAACTCAACGAGAGTGATCAGTTCGACGACGCCGACGACGTCCACATCGAGGTCATCCTCCAGGAGAACGGTTCGGCGACGTTCACCGTCGATTACCGGTTCGAGAACACGAGTTCCGAGGACTGGGAGACGCTTCGAGACGATGTCGAAGAGAATCCCGATAGCTACGCCGTCGCCGAACTATCCGACTGGAACGAGATCCTCGAAAAAGGTGAGAACGAAACCGACCGGGAGATGGAGCTTTCTGACGCCTCGGTCGCGACGGACACCAGTTCCACACCGCGAGATATGGGGCACGTTCAGGTTTCGTTCACCTGGTCTGCGTTCGCCCACGTCGAGTTGAATCGGATGGAAGTCGGCGGCGCGCTCGCCGGGTTCACCTTAGTCGACGATACCACGCTACAGCTATTCTGGCCCGACGAGTACGTCGTTCGCGACGTCGAACCCACGCCGGAGAATCCCCCCGATGAGTCGGTGCTCTGGGACGGCGACGGGACCGAGTTCTCCGACGGACAGCCCTGGCTCGTCCTGATCGAAAACGGCGAGTCGGCTGCCGACGAGACCGGCGACGACGTGGGTCCGGAGACGCCGTGGCTCGCCGTCGCCGGCGCTCTTGGACTCCTCGGGATCGGCGCCGCGGTCGGCTGGTGGCTCAAACGTGACAACGAGCCTACCGGACCGGCCAGCGAGACACCGGGCGGTTCGTCACCCACTCAGGCGACGGCTCCGGAGGGCACCCAGCGGCCACCACCGGAGTTACTGAGCAACGAAGAGCGCGTCCTCGAGTTACTCGAGCGCCGGGGCGGTCGCATCAAACAGCAGGAAGTGGTCTCGGAACTGCAGTGGACCGAAGCCAAGACGAGCCAGGTCGTCGGCAACCTTCGAGAGGCCGACGAGATCGACGTCTTCCGGATCGGCCGGGAAAACGTTCTCGCCCTGCCGGAAGAAGAGTAA